Part of the Myxococcus fulvus genome, GAGCTGGCCCTGCGCTGGCGGAAGCTTGAGGAGTCCAAGAGCTGGCGAATCGAGCCCCGGGAGCTCGTCGAGCTGGGGGCTTCGCAGACGCGGGTGCTGGACGCCTTCTTCGATGCGCTGGACCGCGCGCGCCGAAGAGACCTCGCGGGCTTCCTGCTGGACGCGCTGCGTCCCCTCGTGGACCAGCCCGCGGCCCGCTGGGTGGCCCACCTGTCACCGCGCGCGCCCCTGGGCGCGAAGGTCGAGGCACGACGTGGCGCGGGCGCAGGGCTGCGCGCCCTGGCCCGACTGGCGCGGTGGGACCAGGAGCACCGCGCGGTGCGCTTCTTCGACGATGACCACGATGACGCCCAGCTGCTGCTCTCCGAGTGGGCCTCCTTCGGCGACGCGGGCTTCCGGCTCGCGGCGGACCGGGAGCGAGAGCTGGGCTCGGACCTGATGGTTTCCGCCGAGGTCCCCGAGGACGGGACCTCTTCATCCTTCACCGGGAGCGCCCCATGAGCCGCGCCTATCGCATCTCCGTCTCCGAGTCCCTCAACCGCATCGTCCACGCCGACGACGGCGTGTGCTCCAAGCTGGAGCTGTTGCCGCTGTTGTCGCGCGAGGAGACGGCGGGCCTGCTCGCCGCGGACCTCGCCGCGCGAGGCTTCGTCCAGGAGGGCGACGTGGCGGTGCGCACGGAGGCGGATGGCGTGCGCGTGGCCGTGGACGTCACCACCGGCGAGGTCAGCGTCACGCTCGCGGCCCAGCAGGAGGTGGAGCTGACGGCCGTGGGCGAGGTCCGCACGAATGCCCCCGCCCCCACCGAGGCCACGCAGAAGCTCGCCCGGGAGAAGGCGCGCGCGAAGCTGGAGGACCGCGCCCAGGACGCCACGGAGGCGCTGCGCGAGGAGGTCACTCGCAAGCTGGAGGGTCGCCTGCGCGACCTCAAGGCGGAGCTGGACGCCATCTCCAACAAGGTGACGGCGGAGGCGCTCAAGGTGCGCGCGTCGCAGCTGGGCACCGTGGAGGAGATCCACGAGGACGCGGCGACGGGCTCGCTCACCATCAAGGTCCGCGTATGAGCCAGCGCATCCCCGAGGAGTCGCTCCCCACGGAGCTGACGCCGTTCCAGGCGGTGGAGGCCGCGTACCCCGCGGAGCTGGAGCGCACGCGCGAGGCGCTCTTGCGCGGCCTGCCCGTCATGGTGGAGGCGGACAAGGAGCTGACGCCCTACTTCTACAAGTGCCTGAGAGACAGGCTGAAGAAGGACGGCAAGCAGTTCCTCTACCTGGACGGACGCGCCGCCGCGGAGCCGCCGCCCGGCATGCCCGCGCCCAGCATGATGGCCACGCTCATCGGCCAGCTGCGCGACGCGGTGCGCGGTGCGGTGCGAGAGCGCATCGTCGTGCTGCCGCACCTCGACCTGCTCACCACCAGCAGCGGCGGGCTCACCTCCGAGGCGCGCGAGGTGATTCCGCTCCTCTACGAGAACCCTGAGATGCTCTGGGTCGGCTTCAAGGACCCGTCCTTCCCGCTGCCTCGGGTCATCGAGAACCTGTTCCCCCACAAGGAGACCATCCTCGGCGTGAGCCGCGAGCGGCTGCGCCACCTGGTCACCCAGCGCGAGTGCCGCAAGTTCGGCCGGGGCCTCCAGCCGTACGTGCTCTACAAGCACGTGTCCGGAGTGAACGCCGTCCGGCTGCGCCGGCTGCTCGGCGCCATCACCGGCGAGGACTACCCGAGCGACGCGCGGCCCGCGTACGCGCAGCTCCGCTCGGCCACGCTGAGCGGCTCGTTGAACGTGCCGGATCTGGACCTGCGCGCGGACATCGGCGGCTACTCGCAGGTGAAGGACCGCCTCCAGCGCGAAATCCTCGACGTGCTCGCGCACAAGGACACGCTGTCGGACCCGGAGGCGGTGAAGCGCGTCGAGGGGCTGCTGCCGCGCGGGATGATCTTCTGGGGCCCTCCCGGCACGGGCAAGACGCTCTTCGCCAAGGCCATGGCGTCCTCGCTGGGCGCGGCGGTGCTCGTGGTGAGCGGCCCGGAGCTCAAGAGCCGCTGGGTTGGCGAGAGCGAGGAGAACCTCCGGCAGATCTTCGTCCGGGCCCGACAGGCGGCGCCGAGCATCATCATCTTCGACGAGCTGGACTCGTTCGCCTCCGCGCGAGGGACATATACGGGCTCCGGCGTGGAGCACTCGATGGTGAACCAGCTGCTCACGGAGATGGACGGCTTCCGCAAGGAGGAGCTCGTCTTCGTGGTGGGCACCACCAACTTCGTGGAGTCGCTGGACCCCGCGCTCTTGCGGCCGGGGCGCTTCGAGTTCCAGCTGTGCATCCCCTACCCCAACAACACGGACCGCCGGGCCATCCTGTCCATCTACAACGAGAAGCTGGCCCTGGGCATGACGGAGCGCGCGCTGGACTACGCGGTGAAGCGCACCGGAGACCGCGTCGAGGGCACGGGCACGCGCTTCTCCGGCGACCACATCCAGGCGCTGTGCCGCGCGCTCGCGCGACGCCGACTGCGTGAAGGCGCCCAGACGCCCACCGAGCCCGTGGACGTCGAGCGCGCCCTCACCGACTACCTGGACCGGCCCGCGCTCACGCCCACCGAGGAGCGCGTCGTCGCCACGCACGAGGCCGGCCACGCGGTGTGCGCGCTGTTCTGTCCCAGCGCCCCCGCCATCGACCGCATCAGCATCCGCGGGGACCTGGCGGGCACGCTCGGCTTCGTGCAGTACGCGGACCCCGCGCATCGCCACGTCGTCACCCGGGGGCAGCTGCTCGACAGCATCTGCATGCTCTTCGGCGGACGCGAGGCGGAGGCGCTGCTGCTCGAGGACCTGTCCATCGGCAGCGCGCATGATTTGGAGCGCGCCACGGAGATCGCCCGCGAGCTGGTGGAGGAGCTGGGCATGGGCGGCGACGGACTGCCCGTGCGCCGCTTCGACGCGCCGGGGAGGGACGCGGACCGACACGCGCTCTCCGACGCGACGCGCGGCACGCTGGAGGCGGCCATCCTGGAGGTGCTCGAGGTGCAGCGGGCCCGGGCGCGCGACATCCTGCGCCGCGAGAAGCCCCGCCTCGTCGCGCTGCGGGATTTGCTCCTGGAGCGCAAGGTGCTGGACCGCGAGGCATTCGTCCACCTGGCGCCCGAGGCGGCGCCGCAGAAGGAGCCCGCCCATGGCTAGTCTCATCCTCCGCCTGCTCGTGAATCCCCAGACGGGCCGCAAGGACGTCGTCATCCAGTACGAGAGCGACTCCGACGCGCTGCCCATGGAGCACGAGGACGAGCACCGCCGCCTCGTGGACCAGCTCATCGCCGGTGGCGCGTTGAAGGCGTCGGAGCTGGGCCAGGTCATCGTCCAGCGCGACACGCCGTCCGGCCAGGCCTCCAATCCCGAGTCCACGTCCGACGGCAACGCCGAGAAGGTGAGCCAGAAGGCCTGATGTCCACGCTCGTCTTTCCCACCCGGGAAGCGCTCCACCTCGCGCTGACCTCCCGACTCGTCCCTCCCGAAGTCCAGGCCGCGCCGGCCCATCACCACGCCAGCGCCGAGGGACCGCTCTACGTCACGCCCCACGCGCCGCTGACGAAGGGCGCGCTCGCGGAGCTGGCCACGTTCGGCGTCCGCGTCGACGCGAAGGCCCCACGCGGTGAGTCCTCCGTGCGGTGCTGGGCGGAGCTGCTGCCCACCCACCGCGTCCCGCTGGACGGCGTGCTCCCCGGCACGGTGATGTTCCTGCCCACCGACGCGGACGCGCTGCTCGCGCTCGCCGGAGAGCTGCTGCGCCTGGGCTGCGACCGACAGGAGGTCTGCTTCGCGAAGGGCGAGGAGGGCTCGCGAGCGCTGCTGCGCGCGGTGGCGCCTCCGTACTTCACGCTCACGGGCGCCATCGACCGCGCGGGGGGGCTGCGCGCCTTCGTCCCCGCCGTCCCGGGTCAGACGTCCGTCTGGGTGGAGCTGGGACATGTGCATCCGCTGGCGCGAACACTCCAGCCCGCCGCGGGCAACGTGCTGCTCATCCCGGGCGAGGGCGCGTGGCTGACGGCCGCGGACGGTCCCTGGCTGGACCTGTACCAGCTCACCGACTTGCGGCTCCCGGAGCCCGCGCGCGCCTGGGAGCCCCTGCCCGCGCCCGGCCGGCTGTCCGTCCCGCTGCGCCTCACCCGCGCCGCGCGCACCGAGCCCGCGAGCCTCTGGGTGCTGCGTGAGAACGCCGTGGCCCAGGTGGAGTCGCTCGTCCACACGCTGCCCGAGCCCGTGCTCGCGCAGCTGCGCTTCGCGGTGACGGGTCCACCGGACGCGCCCTGCATCATCCTGCGCGCGCGCGCCGGACGTGAGCGGCCTCCGGAGCTGGGCCTGTCCGCCATGGCCTATGCGCCGCTGCCGCAGGTCGCGGAGCTGTACCTGCCGTGCGACGGACTGCTGGAGCCGCCCGTGCGCAAGGAGCGGTTGCGCGCGCTGCTCGTCCCCACGCCGGAGACGGTGACGTGGCTGCACCCCACGGGGGACGGAGGCTTCCGCGCGGAGCGCATCTCCGAGAAGGCCTTCCAGCCGCTCGAGTCCTGGGTGGACTACGTGGTGGACGCGAGCGCCGTCGCGCTGGAGCCCTGGATGAAGGGCGCGACGTTCGACTTCGGCGCCATCGAGCTCGCCGACGGTGAGTGGATTCCCGGCACCTCGCGCGCCCCGTCCGCGGAGAAGAAGCCCAAGGACGCGCAGTCCACGAAGACAGAGCGTCGCGCCCATGACACCGCCGAGCCCGAGCCGGTGGCGGAGCCCTCGCGCAAGGCCTCGAAGAAGACGGCCACGAAGGCCCCGAGCGCGCCGCTCGTCCCCCTCGCGCCCGAGCGACAGGACGCGGCGGCCGAGGCGCTCGCCCGCGCGGAGAGGGACTTCCTCGCGCTGGACGTCCCGGCCGATGCCCCCGAGCGACAGGCGCTGTGGGTGCGCATGGCGGAGCTGCAGGTGCAGCTCGGACGCGCTCGCGAGGCGACCCTGTGTTGGACGTGCGCGCTGTGGAGCGCCACGGGCGATGAGGCCACCGAGCTGGCCGAGCGCTGGGCCCGCGCCGAGACCCGCAACGGCCAGGCGCCCGAGCAGTTGCTGACCCGGGACACGCCGTCGGAGGACGACGTCCGGAGCCTCGCGAGCGCGCTCGTGCACGCGGCGCGTGCTTCAGGAGGGGCGACGTTCAGCGACGTCCCGACGCTCCAGCGCTGGCTCGACAAGCATGACACCGCGCTCGACGTGCGCACGCTGTGGCTTTCCCGCGCGGCGTTGGACAAGCTCGCGGGGGGAGACCCCCTGAGCCTCGCGAAGGCGGGAGACCGGGTGCAGGAGATGCTGCGGCGCGGCCTCTCCCTGTCGCGCGACGTGCCGCTCTTCCTGCGCGGAGGCACGGACGCGGCGCTGCTGCCCCGGCTGGCGACGCACCTGACGACGCTCCTGGACCGCTTCGAGCGCACCACGCGCCGACGCTCCTCGGTGGAAGCGCCCACCGCGCTCACCCAGGCCTATGTCCGCCTCGTCTTCGCCTGCGGGCTCGCGCGGGTGGGCCAGCCGGAGCACGCGCGCACGCTGGTGGAGGCCGCCACGGCGGCGCTCTCCAAGTCGGACCCCATCCACGGCTTCCTCGTCCGGGCCTATGGCGCGCGCGTGACGCAGGCCCTGGAGGGCGAGCCCCTGGAGACGCCGCTCCCCGCGGACATCGCCGCGGAGCTCAACGCCCTGGCCACCTTCCAGCGGTACAAGGTCGACCGGCTGCGACAGGGCTCGGGACTGCTGGAGCCCAGCGAGCGGCTGGATCCGGCGCGGGCCTTCGGACGAGGGACGCGCGACCTGCGTGGCGAGGAGTTCGCCGCGCTGCGAGACATCCGCGACCCGGAGGTCGTCCACCACGAGGTGCACCAGCTCGTCCAGCGTGCCACCGGGGCCAAGCTGAACGCGGCCGAGCGACAGCGGCTCATCGGCGGGCTGCTGGAGACGCTGCCCCGGCTCCCGCTGGCGCGCGCGCTGCCGTTGATGGACTCGCTCGTGGCCGCGGTGGACACGCTGCCGGGCGAGGTGCAGGCGCGGCTGCTCGGTGACGCGCTCGCGCTGGCAGCGCTCTTCGGGCGGGTGGACCGCGCCACCACCTTCGCGGGGCGACTGCGCACCGTGCTGTCGGGCCTGCCGCCCGACTCCCACGCGTGGAGCGCGGGCATCCTGGAAGCGAGCCTGCGTGGCCTGCGCCGGGTGGGCCTGACGCGCGAGGCGGGTGACCTGGTGGAGGCGACGCGCGGCCTGCTGACGCGGCCGAAGACGCCGGTGGCGGCACGTCTCGGCGTCGCGTCCGGCATGGCCTTCGTCGGCCGTGTGCGGGAGGCGCTGCCCGTGTTCGACGCGGCGTTCGAGGCCCTCGACGCGCTCAAGGGCACGCTGCCGG contains:
- a CDS encoding AAA family ATPase, giving the protein MSQRIPEESLPTELTPFQAVEAAYPAELERTREALLRGLPVMVEADKELTPYFYKCLRDRLKKDGKQFLYLDGRAAAEPPPGMPAPSMMATLIGQLRDAVRGAVRERIVVLPHLDLLTTSSGGLTSEAREVIPLLYENPEMLWVGFKDPSFPLPRVIENLFPHKETILGVSRERLRHLVTQRECRKFGRGLQPYVLYKHVSGVNAVRLRRLLGAITGEDYPSDARPAYAQLRSATLSGSLNVPDLDLRADIGGYSQVKDRLQREILDVLAHKDTLSDPEAVKRVEGLLPRGMIFWGPPGTGKTLFAKAMASSLGAAVLVVSGPELKSRWVGESEENLRQIFVRARQAAPSIIIFDELDSFASARGTYTGSGVEHSMVNQLLTEMDGFRKEELVFVVGTTNFVESLDPALLRPGRFEFQLCIPYPNNTDRRAILSIYNEKLALGMTERALDYAVKRTGDRVEGTGTRFSGDHIQALCRALARRRLREGAQTPTEPVDVERALTDYLDRPALTPTEERVVATHEAGHAVCALFCPSAPAIDRISIRGDLAGTLGFVQYADPAHRHVVTRGQLLDSICMLFGGREAEALLLEDLSIGSAHDLERATEIARELVEELGMGGDGLPVRRFDAPGRDADRHALSDATRGTLEAAILEVLEVQRARARDILRREKPRLVALRDLLLERKVLDREAFVHLAPEAAPQKEPAHG